One region of Deltaproteobacteria bacterium genomic DNA includes:
- a CDS encoding response regulator, with protein sequence MTMDKAQPSSAPSATVLVVDDNKDAVDIIARLLAQHNLTALRAYSGQECLELIRHHTVDVIVLDVMMPGMDGLEVCRHLKQVAPTPPIILLTAKDDMATRSAGMALGVSEFVVKPVNNRDLIARIKTQLSTRQWERELDQASAAIDRSKKSDG encoded by the coding sequence ATGACCATGGACAAAGCACAGCCTTCTTCAGCACCCTCTGCTACTGTGCTTGTGGTGGACGACAACAAGGATGCGGTGGATATTATTGCCCGCCTTCTTGCTCAACATAACCTTACCGCCCTACGTGCATATAGTGGGCAAGAATGTCTTGAGCTTATTCGTCACCACACTGTAGATGTAATCGTCCTCGACGTTATGATGCCTGGAATGGATGGCCTCGAAGTCTGCCGTCATTTAAAACAGGTCGCTCCCACGCCACCGATTATTTTGCTCACTGCAAAAGATGATATGGCAACCAGGTCTGCCGGAATGGCTTTGGGCGTCAGTGAGTTCGTCGTCAAGCCAGTCAATAATCGCGATCTTATTGCCAGGATCAAGACTCAGCTTAGTACACGACAGTGGGAACGCGAACTCGACCAAGCTTCCGCAGCTATTGATCGATCAAAAAAGTCAGACGGGTAG